Part of the Nocardioides perillae genome is shown below.
TTCAGCTTGATCAGCAGCGGCATGGCGGCGGAGTAGCCGATGAAGGAGCCGAAGGAGCCGACGTAGAGGAACGAGACCAGCCACGTCTGGGGTCGCACCACCACGCCCAGCTGCTCACGGGGGCGCGAGGAGGCGACGGCCAGGTTGTCCATGGCGGCGTAGGCCGCGACCGCGGCCACCACCGCCAGGGCGGCGTAGAGCCACCCCGCGCGCTCGAGGTGGAGGCCACCGTCCGAGGCCTGGACCAGGCCGAAGAGGCCCGCACCGCCCACGAGGACGGGCAGGAGGAGCTGGATCACCGCCACGCCCAGGTTGCCCCCCGCCGCGTTGAGGCCGAGGGCCGCCCCCTTCTCCGCGGTGGGGTAGAAGAAGTTGATGTTGGCCATCGAGCTGGCGAAGTTGCCGCCGCCGAGGCCGGCCGTCGCCGCGATCAGCAGGAACGCCCAGTAGGGGGTCGTCGGGTCCTGCACGGCCCAGACGAAGAGCAGCGTCGGCACCAGCAGGAGGAGTGCGCTGGTGACGGTCCAGTTGCGACCGCCGAAGCGGGCCACGGCGAAGCTGTAGGGCAACCGGATCAGCGCGCCGACCAGGTTGGGCGCCGCCACGAGCACGAAGAGCTGCTGGGCGCTGAAGTCGAACCCCGAGGCCACCAGCAGGGCCGCGCTCACGCTCCAGATCAGCCAGACCGAGAAGCCCAGGTGCTCGGCGAAGATCGACCACACCAGGTTGCGCCGGGCGACCGGCCGACCGGTGGACGCCCAGAAGTCGGGGTCCTCGGGCCGCCAGTCCTCGATCCACCGGCCGGTGCGGCGCGAGCCGGCGGCGCTCGGTGTTGCGGGGGCTGCGGTGGTGGTCGCGGTGTCGGCGGGGCGGGCCGGGGGCGCCACGGAGTGGTCGAGGGTCACGGTGGCTCCTGCGGGAGGTCGGGGTCGGTGCGACCGACCCTCGCCCTCCCGTGTTGCGCCGGCCCGACGGCCGGCCTCACCGAGGTGTCAACTTCTCCTCACGGCCTCACACGGGCCGGTGACCGTCCTCGCCGACGTCGCCGGGTGACCCGTCGCGCGCGGCTCAGCGCCCCCGCATCGTCGCGACCGCCACGACGTTGGCGAGGACGACGACCGCGGTGCCGACGAGCTCGTGGCCCGCGGGCACCTGGTGGAGCAGGACCACGCCGACGACGACCGCCAGCACCGGGTGCACGCTCGACAGCACGCCGAAGGCGCGCGGCGGCACCGACCCCAGGGCGGTGAGGTCGAGCGCGTACGGCACGACCGAGCTGAGCACCCCGGACGCCACGGCGGCGAGCAGCACCCACGGGCCCGGGCGCTCCACCACCAGCACCGCCACCAGCGCCGGCGCCGTCAGCAGGGCGGCGCACCCCGAGGCAGCGGCCGTCGCCTGCAGACCCGGCAGGCGGGTCCCGACCAGCCGGCCGAGGGCCAGGACGACCTCGGCTCGGGTGCCGCCGTCGGCCCCGGGCTCGACGGCGAAGGAGTCGGTGAAGGCGTGGATGAGGGCGAGCCCCCGGCCACCCGACGTCCGGGTGGCCACCGGGGCGGGCTCGACCCAAGCGCCGCGGTCGACCACGGTGCAGGTCACCTGGCCACGCTCGCCGAGGTGCGCGGCCAGCTCGAGCGCGTTGGGCCGGTCCGCTCGGGCCGCGGTCTCCCGGGTGTCGTAGGCGTGCTCGACGACGTTGGCGAGCAGCTCGCCCACGGCGTGCTCGCCGGCGACCAGGTCCGCGTCGGCGACCCCCAGCTCGGTGAGCCACGCGACGAAGTCGTGGCGGGCCTGCGTCGCGGTGTCGACAGTGGCGGGGCCCTGACGATGCAGCGGCGCGGAGGCTGGCACGCGCTGCGCGGCCAGCAGGGTGATGTCGTCGCTGTGCCCCGTGTGCCGCGTCAGCAGCTCGAGGGTGACCTCGCAGATGCGCTCGGTCACGCTGCCCGCTTCGCGACCGAGCAGCAGCTCGGGCCGCCGGGCGTTGGCCGCGACCCGGGCCAGGTCCGCCGACGCGACGTCCACCGAGGTGCCCGGCCGCTCCAGGATGCCGTCGGTGTAGAGCAGGAGCGTGTCGCCCTGCCCGAGCTCGACCTCGCCCTGCTCAACGCTGGTGGTCCCGACCGCGGCGACACCGAGCGACCGAGCTCACGGCCGAAGCCGGAGCGCTTGACCCCGCCGAAGGGCAGCTCGGCGCCCTCGGCGCCGACGCCGTTGACGAAGACCATGCCGACGTCGAGCTGCTCGGCCACGCGGCGGGCCTGCTCCGGGTCGGTGGTGAACACGTAGGACCCCAGGCCGTACGACATGTCGTTGGCGATCTGCTCGCCGCCGCCGCCCGGCTCGAGGCCGGCGCCGCGGTGCAGGCCCGCGGTCGGGTCGAGCGGGTGACGATCGCGGCGCCGACGGTGACGCTGACCGACGTGGTCGCGCCGTTCGTGGCGACGATGTCGCCCGACGACCCCGTCGTGGACGTGCGGCCCGCCGACGCCTCCGACCCGGCCGAGGTCCTGCGCGCCGGCGCCGACCTCATCGGCACCCAGCGCCCGCCCGCACCTTTCCGGTCCCGCCCGCTCGCGGTCCTGCCGGTGTGGGCCTACGTCCGCGCGGACCACCCCTGGGCGGCTCGCCGCTCGGTCACCCTCAGCGAGCTCGTGGTGCAGCCGCTGGTGCTGCTGCCGCCCCACTTCACCGCCCGGGAGGCGGTCGACGCAGCGGTCGGCGCGGCGGGCGCGTCGTACGCCTCGGTCGTCGAGGCCGCCAACGGCACCGTCGCACAGGCCCTGGCCGCGTCGGGCCGGGGCGTCGCGGTGGTCTCCGACGACCCCCGGCACGACCTGGTGCCCCTCGCGGTCGACCCCGCGGATGCGTGAACCGCTTCATGAGTACCCGGTTGAAGAACCTGACTGCCGCTGAACGTGAGCGCCTCTCGATAAAGGTCGTGCGCGCCAATCGCGAGCTCAGCATGCGCGGAGCGATCAAGGAATACTCGCTCCGCAACGCTCACCACTTCGGCCTGGTGCTGCTGGCGATGTGTGGCGTCAGGATCGACGGACTGGCGTGACCAGCACGGCCCGACCGATCGCCGACTGAGAGCCCAAATCGGTCGGAGCAGCTTGCTGTGGCTAGATTCGCGGAACTCAGGGCACCAACACGACGAGGAGTGTTTGCTGGTGAGCGCAAGCCAGGCACGTTCGCTCATCGAGCAATGGCATGCCTACATCGCAGTCGAGCAGACTCTCTCGGACCGGGAGGCCGACCGGCGCTCCGCGGAGCTGACGGAGAAGACTGCTGAGCTGCTCGCGGCTGGAGGGGCCGATCGGCGGGCTCTCCTCGACGCCTTCGCCGGGGAGGACGGCCTTGCCGGTGCCATCGGAACCGCCCTGCTCCCACCCCCAGCCCGACGCGTTCTCGACCCCGACGGGTTCCGACGCCACCCCGAGGTCGCCTTCGAGGCCACCGAACTGCCTCTCAGCACGGCCCTCTGCCTGCCGGTCGCCGACGAGATGGTCGACCACGACGGGTTCCGCGCCGACCCGCTGGCCTGGACCGGGTCGTGGTTCGCCGGCTCCCCCGCAGTCGCGAGAACAGAACGGACCACCTTCCGGTGGCCGACGCGTCACGACGGCCATCCCCTGACATTCGTAGCCCAGGTCGACTTGGCAGCAGAGTCCGCCAACCAGGGCTTCGAGGAGTACGGCACCACCGGCCTCCCGGACGACGGCGTTCTGCAGTTCTTCCATGATCTGGAGACGTACGGCGACGACGACGACACCGACCCGTCGGCCTGGGCGGTGCGGTGGATGCCCCCCTTCATGCCCGACGAGCTCGTCGTGGCCGATCCCCCCAAAGGCATGGATCCACTACCGGCTGTGCCCATCAACGCGCAGACCAACCTCACCGCACCCGACCTGGACGACACCCGGCGCAGGTCCTGGCCAGCCGCAGACGTCGAGCGCTATGACCGGGCCCGCGACTGGCTAGAGCTCTCCGCAGCCGAAGCGAACATGATGGCCTCCAGCCCCGGAACCGCGCTCACCCCCTGGCACGACGAGTTCGTGCCCCCGACCGAGGTCTCACGGCTGGGCGGACACCCATTCACCGCCACCACCCCACGGCTGCACGAGGTCCTGCACAAGCATCTGCCCCTGTCGTCCGGCGACCGTCACACGTTGCTGCTCGACCTCAACCCACTCCAACTCGACGCTCACGTCCCCGCCTCAGAACAGTGGTTCCACGGCGGGGGACACCTGGAGGTCTGGATAGGGGCCAACGCCCTGGCCACTCGCGACTTCGACAGCTGCTGGAGCTTCATCCGTACGGGCTGAGCAGAGGTGACGCTCGCCGCTCACACTGCAAACCGTGGACCTCACCCGCGTCTCGAACGGGACAGACGCACGGACCGACACGCGCCGGGCGACCGCTTGCCGAGCTTGTCGGAAGCTGCATCGAGGAGTCCCCTCCTGACGCAGAGTGGGGTTGCGGCCCCCGGCGCGTGTCCGAGGGCGGGAAGCCAGTCGTCGAGGTTCGAGGTCGCTGACGTTCATCGACCGGCCCTGTCGAGCAAACGGTCCGCCGCGGTAGTTGAGCTGAACCACATCGTCCTCTCATGCCGATGTGCGGGCGTTCCGGGGGCCCGGTCATGCCTAGGCTTGGTCTGTGCGCGTCCTAGGTCTCAGCGTCCAAGCCGCCGCGGTGGCCGTGGTACTCGGCGCGTTGGCCGGCTTGCTGTACGTCTGGGCTCCGTGGGGAGGCGATGCGAATCCCTGCACCACGTTGAGGAACGGCACTGAGGCGTGTATGCCGATGGTCGTCGTTCCCCCGCCGCTGTGGGCCTGTTTCGCTTTCGGCTGCGGCGGTGCTCTCGTAGCACTGATTGCCGTGGCTGCGGCAGCGAACGTGCACCGACGTGTCAACGCGCTTTGACCGTCCGCCCCTCGCCAGCCCCCCGGCGTGCCCTGCGCCCCTCTGAGTAGCCGCGTTCAGGCGAGTGAATTCAAGCCACACGGCGGTGGTGGCCAGTGGCAAGGCCCAGCTAGTGTCGCCAATTGTGACCTCGAAAGTGAATCGGAGTTTCACCGGAGTTTCACCGGAGCCGAGTCCGCGGGGCCATCAACCACGAAGGCCCCCGACCACGTTTTCCCTGGTCAGAGACCTGTCACGGAGCCGCCTGTCGGAATCGAACCGACGACCTTCTCATTACGAGTGAGACGCTCTACCGACTGAGCTAAGGCGGCGCGCTGCCCGGGTCGACAGCGTCGGTCCGGGCAACCCGAGGAGGATAACGGACCCGGAGGCGGCGGGCGAAACCGGCGCACCCAGCTCGCCGCCGCGCTCGACGGGTCCGGTCTCGAGACGGGCCATCGGCGCGTCCCGGCCCCCTCGGAGGGGTGGTCAGGCGACGAGCTGGTGGCCCTCACGGGTCGCGGTCGCCGGCTGCTCGAGGTGGGTCTGCTCGGCGCCGCACCAGCAGGTGAAGGAGACCGCCAGGCCGCCCTCGGCGCGGGTGGCACCGGTGAACATGCTGGGGAAGACCAGCTGGTCGCGGTCGCAGCTGCTGCAGTGGTGGACGAACATCATGGTGGTGACTCCCCTCGGTCGCGGCACGGTGCCTGATGCCTCCATTCTGGATCCGTCCCAGCCACAGGGGTAGCCTCTTTTGTCGATGTGACCTCGAGGCTCGACCTATGGTTGACGCATGCTGTCGCTGCACCAGCTCCGCTGCTTCCTCGCCGCCTACGAGCGCGGCTCGCTCACCGCCGCCGCCGAGGCGCTCGGCTACGCCCAGCCGTCGGTCAGCGAGCAGATCCGCTCGCTCGAGCGGACCGTCGGCACCGACCTCTTCGTCCGGGTCGGGCGCGGCGTCGTGCCGACGGAGACTGCCGAGACCCTCCGGCCGTACGCCGAGCGCGCGCTCGCCGCGGCGGAGGACGCCCGGCGGGCGGCTCGCGCCGCGACCGCGCTCGAGACCGGCACCATCCGCTTCGGGATGTTCGGCGCGGCGCGGCTCTACGCCGGCGCCGGCCTGGTGGCCGACGTGCTCGCGCGCCACCCCGGCGTACGGGTCGAGCTGGTGGGCCAGAACTCCTCCGAGGTGCAGGAGGACCTGCGGCGCGGGCGGCTCGAGGCCGCGATGATCTCGGTGCCGGCCCTCACCGCCGAGGGCATGCACGTCACACCCGTCGCGCGCGACGAGCTGGTCTACGTCAGCGCCGACCCCGAGCGCACGGCCTCCCCCGTCACCGCGCACCGCTTGGCGCAGGCGCAGCTGGTGATGCCCGAGACCACCTGGCGCGCGACCGACTCCATCCGCACCGTCCTGCGGCAGTGGCTGCTCGAGACCGGCAAGAACCCCGTCACCCGCATCGAGGTGGAGGACGTCGAGACCGCGATCGAGCTGGTCGGGATGGGCCTGGCCGACACCGTCGTGCCCAAGGGCGCCGTCGAGCAGCTGCTCCCCCGGCTCGCCCCGCGGGCCTCGTGGGCCTCGCTGCGACCCCGGCAGTTCGACACCCTCGCGATCGTCAACCGCAGCAACGCGACCCTGTCACCTGCGGCCGACCTGATGATCGAGCTGGCCACGAAGCGGATCCAGGAGATCTGCGAGCCCGTCTAGGTCAGCAGGACAGCCCGTCCTCGGGCACCGTGCCCTCGACGAGGTAGGCCTCCACCGCGGTGTCGACGCACTCGTTGCCGGCGTTGTAGCCGGTGTGGCCGTCGCCGTCGCGGCTGACGAGCACACCCGACTCGAGCTGCTCGGCCATCGCGACGGCCCAGTCGTAGGGGGTGGCGGGGTCGCGGGTCGTGCCGACCACCACGATCGGGGCGGCGCCGGGGGCGTCGATCACGGGCTCCTCGACGGTCTTCTCGACCTCGATGCCGCCGCACCCGGTCAGGCTCCAGGCGAAGACCTCGCCGAAGGTGGGCGAGGCCGCCTCGAAGGCCGGCACCTGGCTCGGCACCTCCGAGGCCGGGATGGCAGAGGGGTCGTCGAGGCAGTTGATCGCGTAGATCGCCTCGGCGGAGTTGTCGGTGTAGCCGTCGCCGCCGCGGGAGGTGTAGAGGTCGGAGAGCTGCAGCAGCACCGACCCGTTGCCCCGCTGGGCGGCCTCGAGCGCCTGGGTGAGCACGAACCAGTAGTCGCGCGCGTAGAGCGGCGCGACGATGCCGTAGAAGGCGTTGCCCACGTCGAGCACGCGGTCGCCCTGCGCCGGCAGCGGCTCGGCGTCGACCGCCTCGACCACGCCCGTGATGCTCGCGACGACCTCCTCGACGCTGCCGCCGAGCGAGCAGTCCTGCGCCACGCAGTCCTCGGCGTAGGCACGCAGCGCCCGCTCGAATCCCTCGGCCTGGCCGAGGTTGAGCTCCCGGGTCGTCAACGTCGGGTCGATCGCGCCGTCGAGCACGAAGCGGCCGACCCGCTCGGGGAAGAGGTCGGCGTAGGTCGCGCCGAGCTTCGTGCCGTAGGAGGCGCCGAAGTAGTCGAGCTCGGCCTCACCCAGCGCCGCGCGGAGGACGTCCATGTCGCGCGCCGCCTCGACGGTCGTCACGTGCGCCGCGAGGTCGCCGGAGCGCTCCGCGCAGCCCTGGCCGATCGTCTCGACCCAGCCGAGGTAGGCGTCGCGCTCGGCCGCGGTGTCGGGCGAGGGGTCCTCGGCGACGTAGTCGTCGAGCTGGGCGTCGGTGAGGCAGTCGACCGGCGCGCTCTCGCCGGTGCCACGAGGGTCGAAACCGACCACGTCGTAGGCGTCGAGCAGCGGCTGGCGGAAGACCGCCCCCGCCTGCGCGGCGTACGACGTGCCGGGCGCGCCGGGCCCGCCCGGGTTGACGACCAGGCTGCCCACGCGCGCCGCGGGGTCGGCGGCGGCCACCCGGAGCAGCGCGAGGTCGATGGTCTCGCCCTCCGGGTCGGCGTAGTCGAGCGGCACGGTGAGGGTCGCGCACTCGTGGTCGCCGCAGGGCTCCCACGTCGGCTCCTGGGAGTAGAACTCCGCGAGCGCCGGGTCGGGCGGCTCGGTCGCCCCCGCCTCGGGCGTCGGGCTCGCCGTGGCCGACGGGGTCGCGGCCGCGGGGTCCGGCTCGGCCGGGTCGGACCCGCCGGTGAAGAGCCCCAGCGCCGTGAGCGCGGCGGCCGCGACGAGCGCCACCACCAGCACGATGGCGACGACCTTGCGCGTCGTGGTCATCGACGTCCCCCCTCGGGCAGCTGCAGCGCCACCATCATCGACTCCAGCGCGAGCATGACAGGCACGTTGAACTCCAGCATCTGCTCGCGGGCCGCGAAGATCGCGCCGATGCGGCGCAGGTGGCCCTCCGGCGTGCTGCGCCGGGCGAGCTCCTCGACGTCGGCCCGGGCGTCCTCGTTGACCAGCGTGCCCGGCGCACCGGAGGCCACCGCGATCGCGTCGCGGTAGACCGAGACGAGGTCCATCAGCCCGCGGTCGACCACGTCGAGGTGGCGGCGCTTGGCCCGGGTCTTCTGCGACTTCTCCAGCTCGCGGAGGGCGGGGGCGTACTCGCGCGGGCGGCGGCCCCGCTCGACCACGCCGTAGGAGGCGTCGAGGTCGACCTTCTCGCGGCTGTCCAGCTCGTCGGTGAGCGCCTCGGCCTCGGCCTTGGCGGTGTCGTTGAGCACGGTGGCGGCCGACATCGCCGCCCCCAGGCTCGTGAGCCGCAGCGGCAGGGCGACGACGTCGCGGCGCCGGTTGCGGGTGGCCTCGTCGCGCGCGAGGGCGCGCGCCCGGCCGATGTGGCCCTGGCTGGCCCGGGCCGCGTGGTCCGCCACGGCGGGGTGGACTCCCTCGGTGCGCACGAGGAAGTCGGCGACGTCGCCGGCCGACGGCGTGGTCAGGGTGACCAGGCGGCAGCGCGAGCGGATGGTCTGCAGGACGTCCTCGGTGGTGGGCGCGCAGAGCATCCAGACCGTGCGCTCGGTCGGCTCCTCGATCGCCTTGAGCAGCGCGTTGCACGCCTGGTCGGTGAGGCGGTCGGCGTCCTCGACGACCAGCACCTGCCACTTGGTGCCGACCGGGGCCAGGGCGGCGCGGCGCACCAGCTCGCGCACCTCGTCGACGCCGATCGAGAGCTTCTGCGTGCGCACGACGGTGACGTCGGGGTGGGAGCCTGCCAGCACCGTGCGGCAGTCCTGGCAGTCGCCGCAGCCGCGCTCGCCGCACTGCAGCGCGGCCGCGAAGGCGACCGCGGCGTTGGAGCGGCCCGAGCCCGGCGGGCCCGTGAAGAGCCAGGCGTGGGTCATGCCGTGGCCCGCGGTCGCCGGCCGCAGCGCGTCGACCACCGTGCGCTGGCCGACCAGCGTCGCCCAGACCGCCGGGACCACCGTCGTGCCGTCGGCGCGCTGCGCGATGCCCGCGGTGGGGGCCGTGCGCGCAGCCGGGCCGGCCGGCGCCACGGCGCTCACGCCCGCTCCCGGAGCACGGCCCGCACCAGCAGCGGCTCGAGCGCGCGGCGCAACTCGTCGGTGATCTCGGCGGGTGGGCGGGTCGCGTCGACGACGAGGTAGTGCTCGGGATCGGCCGCGGCCATGTCGAGGAAGGCCTGCCGCACCCGGTGGTGGAAGTCGAGCGACTCCTGCTCGATGCGGTCGCGCGAGGTGAAGCGGCCGAGCCCGTCGGCCGGGTCGAGGTCGAGCACCACGGTGAGGTGCGGCCGCAGGTCGCCGGTCGCCCAGCGGGCCACCTGCTCGACCTCGGCGACCGCCAGGCTGCGGCCGGCGCCCTGGTAGGCCAGCGTGGAGTCGACGTAGCGGTCGGTGACGACCACCTCGCCCCGCTCCAGCGCGGGTCGCACCAGCGTCTCGACGTGCTCGGCCTTGTCGGCGGCGTAGAGCAGAGCCTCGGTGCGGTCGGCGAGCGCGCCGGTCTCAGGGCTCAGCACGATGCGGCGCAGCTCGACGCCGACCGGGGTGTCGCCGGGCTCGAAGGTGAGCCGGACCGTGTGGCCCGTGGTCTCCAGCCAGTCGCGCAGGGCGCGCGCCTGGGTCGACTTGCCCGAGCCCTCGCCGCCCTCGAAGCAGACGAAGACCCCACGCTCGGCGTACGCGCCGCTCACTTCTTCGCGGCCGCCTTCGTCGTCTTCTTCGCGGTCGTCTTCTTGGCCGCCGCCTTCTTCGCAGGGGCCTTCTTGGCGGCGGCCTTCTTGGCCGGCGTCTTCTTCGCGCCCTTCTTGCCCGTCGCCGGGCCCTTGGCGCGGCGCTCGGCCAGCAGCTCGGCGGCACGCTCCAACGTGATGGCCTGGACGGTGTCGTCGCGACGCAGGGTGGCGTTGTACTCGCCGTCCGTCACGTACTCGCCGAAGCGGCCCGCCTTGACCACGACCGGCTGACCCGAGACCGGGTCGGTGCCGAGCTCCTTGAGCGGCGCGGCCGCGGCGGCCCGACCGCGCTGCTTGGGCTGGGCGTAGATCGCGAGCGCCTCGTCGAGGGTGATCGTGAGCAGCTGCTCCTCGGAGGTCAGCGACCGCGAGTCGGTGCCCTTCTTGAGGTAGGGCCCGTAGCGGCCGTTCTGCGCCGTGATCTCGACACCCTCGGCGTCGGTGCCGACCACGCGCGGCAGCGAGAGCAGCCGGACCGCGTCGTCGAGGGTGACGGTCTCGAGCTGCATCGACTTGAAGAGCGAGCCGGTGCGCGGCTTGGCGGACTTGGGTGCGTCGTCGGGCAGCAGCTCGGTGACGTAGGGGCCGTAGCGGCCGTTCTTCGCGACCACGACGTTGCCGGTCTCCGGGTGGCGCCCGAGCTCGCGCTCCTCGCCTGCGGGGTTGGCCAGCAGCTCCTTGGCCTTCTCGAGCGTCAGCTCGTCGGGCGGCAGGTCGTCGGGCACGTTGGCCCGCACCGCGGCCGGGGTGCCGTCGTCGCCGGGACCCTCGAGGTAGGGGCCGTACTTGCCGACGCGCAGCTGGATGCCGGAGTCCTCGCCACCGACGGGGAAGGTCGCGAGCTCCTTGGCGTCGATGTCGCCGAGCTCGTTGACCAGCGTCTTGAGGCCCTGCACGTCGCCGGAGCCGAAGTAGAACTCGGCGAGCTCGGAGTTGCGCGCCTTGCGGCCGGCCGCGATCTCGTCGAGCACGTCCTCCATCTGCGCGGTGAACTCGTAGCTCACCTGGCGCGGGAAGTGCTCCTCGAGCAGCCGGGTGGCGGAGAAGGCGATCCACGCCGGCACGAGTGCGTTGCCCTTCTTGAAGACGTAGCCGCGGTCGACGATCGTCTTCATGATCGAGGCGTACGTCGAGGGGCGGCCGATCTCGCGCTCCTCCAGCTCCTTGACGAGCGTGGCCTCGGTGTAGCGCGAAGGGGGCTTGGTCTCGTGGCCGGCGGCCGTCACCGAGGCGGCCGTGAGGGCGGCGCCCTGCGCGAGCTGGGGCAGGCGCGACTCGGCGTCGTCGGAGTCGCCCGCGTCGTCGCGGCCCTCGACGTAGGCCTTGAGGAAGCCGTGGAAGGTGAGGGTGCGACCGCTGGCGGAGAAGACGACGTCCTCGCCGCTGGCCGCCCGCCCGCCGAGCCGCACGGTGACGGTGTTGCCGACCGCGTCCTTCATCTGGGAGGCGACCGTGCGCATCCAGATCAGCTCGTAGAGGCGGAACTGCTCGCCGGTCAGGCCGGTCTGCGCGGGGGTGCGGAAGGTGTCGCCTGCCGGCCGGATCGCCTCGTGCGCCTCCTGGGCGTTCTTGACCTTCGAGGCGTAGGTGCGCGGGGCGTCGGGGACGTACTCGGCGCCGTAGAGCTCGCGCACCTGCTCGCGCGCCGCCGCCACCGCGCCCGCCGAGAGCGTGGTGGAGTCGGTGCGCATGTAGGTGATGTGGCCGTTCTCGTAGAGGCGCTGCGCGACCGACATGGTCACGCTGGCGCTCATGCCGAGCTTGCGGCTGGCCTCCTGCTGCAGCGTGGTCGTGCGGAAGGGGGCGT
Proteins encoded:
- the topA gene encoding type I DNA topoisomerase codes for the protein MAHKLVIVESPTKAQKIGGFLGSGYVVESSIGHIRDLPMNAADTPAKIKDKAWGRLAVDVENGFEPYYVVPRSKKDHIKKLKSLLKDADELFLATDEDREGEAIAWHLLDELKPKGIPVKRMVFHEITKPAIIAAAENPRELDMDLVEAQEARRILDRLYGYEVSPVLWRKVMSGLSAGRVQSVATRLVVDRERERMRFKVASYWDLEGTFDAGSGHEPRMFAAKVHSVDEARVARGADFGSDGLLKAGAQGKVVHLDRARAEDLAGALRDTAFEVRSVESKPYRRSPYAPFRTTTLQQEASRKLGMSASVTMSVAQRLYENGHITYMRTDSTTLSAGAVAAAREQVRELYGAEYVPDAPRTYASKVKNAQEAHEAIRPAGDTFRTPAQTGLTGEQFRLYELIWMRTVASQMKDAVGNTVTVRLGGRAASGEDVVFSASGRTLTFHGFLKAYVEGRDDAGDSDDAESRLPQLAQGAALTAASVTAAGHETKPPSRYTEATLVKELEEREIGRPSTYASIMKTIVDRGYVFKKGNALVPAWIAFSATRLLEEHFPRQVSYEFTAQMEDVLDEIAAGRKARNSELAEFYFGSGDVQGLKTLVNELGDIDAKELATFPVGGEDSGIQLRVGKYGPYLEGPGDDGTPAAVRANVPDDLPPDELTLEKAKELLANPAGEERELGRHPETGNVVVAKNGRYGPYVTELLPDDAPKSAKPRTGSLFKSMQLETVTLDDAVRLLSLPRVVGTDAEGVEITAQNGRYGPYLKKGTDSRSLTSEEQLLTITLDEALAIYAQPKQRGRAAAAAPLKELGTDPVSGQPVVVKAGRFGEYVTDGEYNATLRRDDTVQAITLERAAELLAERRAKGPATGKKGAKKTPAKKAAAKKAPAKKAAAKKTTAKKTTKAAAKK